Proteins from a single region of Haloterrigena alkaliphila:
- a CDS encoding cytochrome c oxidase subunit 3 → MARRSDASDSSDDADSSLEPTPLRSDGGGHGVSSDGATAERADPDGPVGPDSPHEPDVDHDEHEHRSRWPLIGAAGATGLYGGVAIAILGNETGLVPPLVGGGLAVVGAIVLLAGIAGWVDEAFLAGRTSTSRDSYVSTTLLFLTTDVSTFGALFIYYFFVRVGTWPPEELPPLLGSLVVVNTLLLLASSVTFHYAHEALEDGNRRRFLGLLGTTLALGVVFLGGQVYEYYEFVVHEGFTLGSGVFGSAFFALTGLHGFHVALGVGGIAVLVWRALRGHYGPDRDTSVATVSLYWHFVDVVWVFLVLVLYVGAAV, encoded by the coding sequence ATGGCTCGGCGCAGCGACGCGAGCGATTCGAGCGACGACGCCGATTCGTCGCTCGAGCCGACACCCCTCCGGAGCGACGGCGGCGGACACGGCGTCTCGAGCGACGGAGCGACGGCCGAACGCGCGGATCCGGACGGGCCGGTCGGCCCCGACAGTCCCCACGAACCCGACGTCGACCACGACGAGCACGAACACCGCAGTCGCTGGCCCCTGATCGGCGCCGCCGGGGCGACTGGACTCTACGGCGGCGTCGCGATCGCGATCCTGGGCAACGAGACGGGGCTCGTCCCACCGCTCGTCGGCGGCGGACTCGCCGTCGTCGGGGCGATCGTCCTGCTGGCCGGGATCGCCGGCTGGGTCGACGAGGCGTTTCTCGCCGGGCGAACGTCCACGTCCCGCGACTCGTACGTCTCGACGACGCTGCTCTTTCTCACGACCGACGTCTCGACGTTCGGCGCGCTGTTTATCTACTACTTCTTCGTCAGGGTCGGGACGTGGCCGCCCGAGGAACTGCCGCCCCTGCTTGGCTCGCTCGTGGTCGTCAACACCCTACTCCTGCTCGCCAGCAGCGTCACGTTCCACTACGCCCACGAGGCCCTCGAGGACGGCAATCGACGGCGCTTCCTCGGCCTGCTCGGGACGACGCTCGCGCTCGGGGTCGTCTTCCTCGGCGGACAGGTCTACGAGTACTACGAGTTCGTCGTCCACGAGGGGTTCACCCTCGGTAGCGGCGTCTTCGGGAGCGCCTTCTTCGCGTTGACCGGCCTCCACGGGTTCCACGTCGCGCTCGGCGTCGGCGGCATCGCCGTGCTGGTCTGGCGGGCGCTCCGAGGCCACTACGGCCCCGACCGCGACACCTCCGTCGCGACCGTCTCGCTGTACTGGCACTTCGTGGACGTCGTCTGGGTGTTCCTCGTGCTCGTCCTCTACGTCGGCGCGGCCGTCTGA